The following coding sequences are from one Sulfurirhabdus autotrophica window:
- a CDS encoding DUF1800 domain-containing protein — MEAIRNAIDNLKEKHIFKEKYESAKKEALEREMRRDHKRKSKHFHNVKSEKYCPRDPKLESGGTTGSTPPPTTNGAPGNNNTTPAQPGTGSTPANPTSPASEMDLALLAVTRLSYGPATGDLNNVTKMQFSTWLTQQLNPSQIDDSTLDQRLATIPALSQTNAQLRDSTTISAQKRSLSDELLSATLLRKVMSKRQLLEIMTEFWSDHFNVDINKEGVLPLKFADDKGIRTNALGRFRNLLGHSAHSPAMLYYLDNRVNRGKSPNENYAREVMELHTLGVKGGYTETDVKEVARCFTGWTVNQTTGEFMFDATIHDNGTKNVLGYAIPSNGQQEGEMVLDILANHPSTAQFIAKKLCQKLVSDNPSSSLIAEISAVFMANQGNIAQTIRAITMSADFGASQGKKLRRPFDYMAAALRVLGASLDTPTAIGKYLDRLDQFPFSWQPPTGYPDSAASWLNASGLLNRWNFAQALTKGITGISVNLSGLIDSTLTAEGITSQLEQRLLGKPLSSTSHNTIVTLLAGGQSTTQPIPAATLTRLLPATIGAMLSSPEFQVK, encoded by the coding sequence ATGGAAGCAATACGAAATGCAATTGACAATTTAAAAGAAAAACACATTTTCAAAGAGAAATACGAAAGCGCAAAAAAAGAAGCACTTGAGCGAGAAATGCGACGCGACCACAAACGTAAATCCAAACATTTCCACAACGTCAAATCCGAAAAATACTGCCCAAGAGATCCTAAACTGGAAAGTGGCGGCACCACAGGCTCCACACCACCACCCACCACTAACGGTGCGCCAGGAAATAACAATACGACACCTGCGCAACCTGGCACAGGAAGTACACCAGCAAATCCAACCTCTCCTGCAAGTGAAATGGATTTAGCACTATTAGCAGTAACACGTTTAAGCTATGGCCCAGCAACAGGGGATTTGAATAATGTTACCAAAATGCAGTTCAGTACCTGGCTAACCCAGCAACTTAACCCCAGCCAAATTGACGATAGCACCCTGGATCAACGTCTGGCTACAATTCCCGCCCTGAGCCAAACCAATGCACAACTTCGCGATTCCACCACTATCAGCGCACAAAAGCGTTCATTATCGGATGAACTTCTATCTGCCACATTGTTGCGCAAAGTAATGAGCAAACGTCAACTGTTGGAGATCATGACCGAGTTCTGGAGTGACCATTTTAATGTCGACATTAACAAGGAAGGTGTACTACCTCTCAAATTTGCTGATGATAAAGGGATCAGAACCAATGCACTCGGACGTTTTCGTAATTTATTAGGGCACAGCGCTCATAGTCCAGCCATGCTCTATTATCTGGATAATCGCGTAAATCGTGGCAAAAGTCCCAATGAAAACTACGCTCGGGAAGTCATGGAACTCCACACCCTGGGAGTAAAAGGCGGCTACACAGAGACGGACGTCAAAGAAGTTGCACGATGCTTTACCGGCTGGACAGTTAACCAGACCACCGGGGAGTTCATGTTTGATGCAACCATACACGACAACGGAACCAAAAACGTACTCGGATATGCCATCCCCTCAAACGGACAACAGGAAGGTGAGATGGTACTGGATATACTCGCCAACCATCCCTCAACAGCACAGTTTATTGCAAAAAAACTGTGCCAAAAACTGGTTAGCGATAATCCTTCCAGTAGCTTAATCGCAGAAATAAGTGCTGTATTCATGGCAAACCAAGGCAATATCGCGCAAACCATTCGCGCCATCACGATGTCTGCTGATTTTGGCGCTTCGCAAGGAAAAAAATTACGTCGTCCATTTGATTATATGGCTGCAGCTTTGAGAGTACTGGGTGCAAGTTTAGACACGCCGACGGCTATAGGTAAATATCTTGATAGATTGGATCAATTCCCCTTCTCATGGCAGCCACCAACAGGTTACCCGGACAGCGCCGCGTCCTGGTTAAACGCATCAGGGTTACTCAATCGCTGGAACTTCGCGCAAGCATTAACAAAAGGTATAACAGGGATCAGTGTGAACCTGTCTGGTCTGATTGATTCCACACTCACTGCAGAAGGCATTACCTCACAACTTGAACAGCGATTATTAGGCAAACCGCTATCGTCAACATCACATAACACCATTGTGACCCTGTTGGCGGGCGGACAATCCACAACCCAGCCTATACCTGCTGCAACTCTCACACGGCTGCTTCCAGCCACGATAGGCGCAATGTTATCCAGTCCAGAGTTTCAAGTGAAATAA
- the ccoS gene encoding cbb3-type cytochrome oxidase assembly protein CcoS — protein MTGILVFLLSLTAVMIIAAGVGIFWAIKSGQFEDMEGPAQRILMDDDDPLIPHNRLKDKEE, from the coding sequence ATGACAGGTATTCTGGTATTTTTATTGAGCCTTACAGCTGTAATGATTATTGCGGCTGGTGTGGGTATCTTTTGGGCCATCAAAAGTGGGCAGTTTGAGGATATGGAAGGTCCGGCACAACGTATTTTAATGGATGATGATGATCCTCTCATACCGCACAATAGGTTGAAGGATAAAGAAGAATAG
- a CDS encoding M16 family metallopeptidase, with protein sequence MTRISRITGFSLLLTVLVQPLATLANPYEHTLKNGLKVIVKEDHRAPVVVSQVWYRAGSIDEFNGTTGVAHVLEHMMFKGTPSVPTGEFSKLIAAAGGRDNAFTSRDHTAYFQQLQKSKLELSFKLEADRMQNLQLTDKEFGKEIKVVMEERRWRTDDKPQALVYEDLNATAYQAHPYRRPIIGWMNDLENMTGQDARDWYHRWYAPNNAVLVVVGDVQPQAVFKLAEKYFGTAKARPLPVRKPQLEPEQLGIRRVNVKAPAKLPYIMMGYHAPVLHNPEKDWEPYALEMLAGVLDGNESARLNKSLVRDARIASSVGAGYDSVARGPGMFALDGTPSEGKKIEDLELALREQIEKIKKEGVTEDELQRVKAQVIAGQVYQRDSMFYQAMLIGEYEIAGVSYKSLDTRLAKLKAVTPAQVQEVARMYLVDDSLTVATLDPQPLEGKKPMAPPKGLPHE encoded by the coding sequence ATGACACGAATTTCTCGAATTACCGGTTTTTCTCTTTTGCTGACTGTCTTGGTGCAACCTTTGGCAACGTTGGCAAACCCTTATGAACACACGTTAAAGAATGGTTTAAAGGTGATTGTCAAAGAAGATCATCGTGCGCCAGTGGTGGTTTCCCAGGTTTGGTATCGGGCTGGCAGTATTGATGAGTTCAACGGCACTACAGGTGTGGCTCATGTGCTGGAGCATATGATGTTTAAGGGTACGCCAAGCGTTCCTACAGGCGAATTTTCAAAACTGATTGCTGCAGCGGGAGGGCGCGATAATGCTTTTACCAGCCGCGATCACACTGCGTATTTCCAGCAGTTGCAAAAATCCAAACTGGAATTGTCATTCAAGCTGGAAGCGGATCGCATGCAGAATCTGCAACTGACTGATAAGGAGTTTGGCAAAGAAATTAAAGTGGTGATGGAAGAGCGCCGCTGGAGAACCGATGACAAACCGCAGGCACTGGTTTATGAGGATTTGAATGCTACCGCGTACCAGGCGCATCCTTATCGTCGCCCCATTATCGGCTGGATGAATGATCTGGAAAACATGACAGGGCAGGATGCCCGTGATTGGTATCATCGCTGGTATGCCCCCAATAATGCTGTATTGGTCGTGGTGGGCGATGTGCAGCCTCAGGCTGTATTCAAGCTGGCAGAAAAATATTTTGGCACTGCCAAAGCCAGGCCGCTACCTGTACGCAAGCCACAGCTAGAGCCAGAGCAGTTGGGCATACGACGTGTTAACGTCAAAGCACCTGCAAAATTACCCTACATAATGATGGGCTACCATGCGCCAGTGTTACACAACCCTGAAAAAGACTGGGAGCCATATGCGCTGGAAATGCTAGCAGGCGTGTTAGATGGCAACGAATCTGCCCGCTTGAACAAGTCTTTGGTAAGAGACGCACGCATCGCCAGCTCGGTTGGTGCGGGTTATGATTCAGTCGCACGCGGGCCTGGCATGTTTGCGCTGGATGGCACACCAAGCGAGGGCAAGAAAATTGAAGACCTTGAGCTTGCGCTACGCGAACAGATTGAGAAAATTAAAAAAGAAGGCGTGACAGAGGACGAATTGCAGCGGGTTAAGGCGCAGGTGATTGCGGGGCAGGTATATCAGCGCGATTCCATGTTTTACCAAGCCATGTTGATTGGTGAGTATGAGATTGCAGGAGTCTCGTATAAGTCACTAGACACACGTCTTGCCAAATTAAAGGCAGTGACACCTGCGCAGGTACAGGAAGTGGCGCGTATGTATCTGGTTGATGACAGTTTGACTGTTGCAACGCTTGATCCTCAGCCATTGGAAGGCAAGAAACCCATGGCGCCGCCAAAAGGATTGCCTCATGAATAA
- the ftsY gene encoding signal recognition particle-docking protein FtsY — protein sequence MFSFFKSKAKDKIPAEPPVEEAPIAEPEVEFTPEAADHVEAEPLLTVAEATSEAEPLPAKSLSWAARLKQGLTRTREHLGKQLTSVFTRNVKIDEELYEELETILLSADVGIDATTFLLDDLRKRVKREKLTDSQQLQGALQQAMHDLLLPLEQPLHTEQNKPFIIMMVGVNGAGKTTTIGKLAKYFQSQGKSVLLAAGDTFRAAAREQLVVWGERNNVTVITQESGDSAAVIFDAINAAKARGIDIVLADTAGRLPTQLHLMEELKKVKRVIAKADPTAPHEIILVLDANTGQNAIAQVKSFDDAIGVTGLVLTKLDGTAKGGVISAIAKVRPIPIRFIGVGETMDDLRPFVAREFVEALFE from the coding sequence ATGTTTAGTTTCTTTAAATCAAAAGCAAAAGATAAAATCCCCGCCGAACCACCCGTCGAAGAAGCGCCCATTGCCGAGCCTGAGGTTGAATTCACCCCTGAAGCAGCGGATCATGTCGAAGCAGAACCGCTTCTCACTGTAGCAGAAGCGACTTCTGAAGCGGAGCCACTTCCAGCAAAGTCTCTAAGCTGGGCTGCCAGACTGAAACAGGGTTTAACCCGTACACGGGAACATTTAGGCAAACAACTCACTTCCGTTTTTACCAGAAACGTCAAAATTGACGAAGAGCTGTATGAGGAACTTGAGACAATTTTACTGTCAGCAGATGTTGGCATAGATGCCACCACTTTTCTGCTGGATGATTTGCGCAAGCGGGTTAAGCGCGAAAAACTGACAGACTCACAGCAATTGCAAGGCGCATTGCAGCAAGCCATGCACGATTTGCTACTACCCCTTGAACAGCCACTGCATACCGAACAAAACAAACCCTTCATCATTATGATGGTTGGCGTCAATGGTGCGGGCAAAACTACTACGATTGGCAAACTGGCTAAATATTTTCAGTCCCAGGGCAAATCTGTTTTACTTGCTGCCGGCGATACTTTCCGCGCGGCAGCACGTGAACAGCTTGTTGTGTGGGGAGAGCGCAACAATGTAACCGTGATTACACAGGAAAGCGGTGATTCGGCTGCGGTAATTTTCGATGCCATTAATGCGGCAAAGGCTCGCGGTATTGACATCGTGCTGGCAGATACCGCAGGCCGCCTGCCCACACAATTACACCTGATGGAAGAACTCAAAAAAGTCAAACGAGTCATCGCAAAAGCAGACCCGACTGCTCCCCATGAAATCATTCTGGTTCTGGATGCAAACACGGGACAAAATGCCATTGCTCAGGTTAAATCTTTCGATGACGCCATTGGCGTCACTGGACTGGTACTTACTAAACTTGATGGCACAGCCAAAGGTGGTGTCATCTCTGCTATTGCCAAGGTTCGCCCCATCCCCATCCGCTTTATCGGCGTAGGAGAAACCATGGATGACTTGCGCCCGTTTGTAGCCAGGGAATTTGTTGAGGCGTTGTTTGAATGA
- the ftsX gene encoding permease-like cell division protein FtsX, with protein MSNWLANHWYNFLLVFRRLLRTPFSSLLTISVIGITLSLPAGLFALLQNMSTVVANIQGEPQISIFLSLNASSADAKLIETQLKQNHDIQTYQYISRDQALQEMKQTTGMEQIITSLDRNPLPDAFIIHPNVTAPEALAQLKEKLSQMPNVAHTQMDSAWAKRLFTFMRLGQQVILILAALLGIALIAITGNTIRLQILTQREEIEVSKLIGAADAFIRRPFLYHGALQGLAGGVAALAIVSISISLLNTNVTELAQLYSSDFQLHMLATRESMLILLLSTLLGWFGAYIAVWRYLRHIEPS; from the coding sequence ATGAGCAACTGGCTAGCCAATCACTGGTACAACTTTTTACTCGTCTTTCGACGCCTCTTACGGACGCCATTTTCAAGTTTACTGACGATATCTGTTATTGGTATTACTTTAAGTCTGCCGGCTGGCTTGTTTGCCTTGCTTCAGAATATGAGTACAGTAGTGGCGAACATCCAGGGCGAGCCACAAATCAGTATATTTTTGTCACTGAACGCCTCCAGTGCGGATGCCAAACTGATAGAAACGCAATTGAAGCAAAATCACGACATTCAAACTTATCAATATATTTCTCGTGATCAGGCATTGCAGGAAATGAAACAAACTACCGGTATGGAGCAAATCATTACCAGCCTTGATCGCAACCCGCTACCAGATGCCTTCATTATTCACCCTAATGTAACCGCCCCGGAAGCGCTTGCCCAACTTAAGGAAAAACTCAGTCAAATGCCAAATGTTGCCCATACACAGATGGATTCAGCCTGGGCAAAACGTTTGTTTACTTTCATGCGCCTCGGACAACAAGTCATTCTGATTCTAGCGGCTTTGCTAGGGATTGCCCTTATAGCCATTACCGGCAATACCATCCGCCTGCAAATTTTGACTCAGCGTGAAGAAATTGAAGTAAGCAAACTGATTGGTGCTGCGGATGCATTTATTCGACGCCCTTTTTTATATCATGGTGCTTTGCAAGGTTTAGCGGGAGGCGTGGCCGCACTTGCAATCGTCTCTATCAGCATTTCACTACTAAATACCAACGTGACCGAACTGGCCCAGCTTTATAGCAGTGATTTTCAATTACATATGCTGGCAACCAGGGAAAGCATGCTTATTTTGCTTTTATCTACTTTACTTGGTTGGTTCGGAGCTTATATTGCAGTATGGCGTTATCTGCGACATATCGAACCGAGTTAG
- the rpoH gene encoding RNA polymerase sigma factor RpoH has protein sequence MTQALAFPSPYSVPSLESYIHTVNSLPMLTPDEELNLGRRLKADNDVEAAHTLVLSHLRVVVNIARGYTGYGLPQADLIQEGNIGLMKAVKRFDPERGVRLVSFAVHWIRAEIHEFVLRNWRLVKIATTKAQRKLFFNLRSMKTGHGHLSHEEIQNMAKQLGVKPEEVTEMETRLSGQDISLEPVGDDEEYHYGPIAFLADPHAEPDQQLEAEESERMRSDGMKLALDSLDDRSRRIIEARWLMEKDSATLHDLASEFSVSAERIRQIEQKALQKMKTIMGAGATA, from the coding sequence ATGACCCAAGCTTTAGCGTTTCCCTCACCTTATTCCGTTCCCAGCCTGGAAAGCTACATTCACACAGTGAATTCGCTTCCTATGCTGACGCCAGACGAAGAACTTAATCTTGGTCGTCGTCTGAAAGCAGACAACGATGTTGAGGCTGCGCATACTTTGGTACTTTCTCATTTGCGTGTTGTTGTTAACATTGCTCGTGGCTATACAGGGTATGGGTTGCCACAGGCTGACCTGATTCAGGAAGGTAATATCGGCTTGATGAAAGCGGTAAAACGCTTTGATCCGGAACGCGGCGTGCGTCTGGTGTCATTTGCTGTTCACTGGATTCGTGCTGAAATTCATGAATTTGTCTTGCGCAACTGGCGCCTGGTAAAGATTGCGACAACAAAAGCCCAGCGCAAATTGTTCTTCAACTTGCGTAGCATGAAGACCGGACATGGTCATTTAAGCCATGAAGAAATTCAGAATATGGCGAAGCAGTTAGGAGTCAAGCCGGAAGAAGTGACTGAAATGGAAACCAGACTATCTGGTCAGGACATCTCACTAGAACCGGTTGGTGATGATGAAGAGTACCACTATGGACCGATTGCTTTCCTTGCAGACCCCCACGCTGAACCCGATCAGCAGTTAGAAGCTGAAGAGTCTGAAAGAATGCGCAGTGATGGCATGAAACTGGCGCTCGACAGTCTGGATGATCGTTCGCGGCGTATTATCGAAGCACGTTGGCTCATGGAAAAAGACAGTGCTACTTTGCATGATCTTGCTTCGGAGTTTTCTGTTTCTGCCGAACGAATCCGTCAGATCGAACAAAAGGCGTTACAAAAAATGAAAACCATTATGGGCGCTGGTGCTACTGCGTAA
- the ftsE gene encoding cell division ATP-binding protein FtsE — translation MIEFSQVSKRFPCGHEALKSVSFSVEKGEMVFLTGHSGAGKSTLLKLVAAIELPTSGSVVVSGQNIGKMRKAAVPFLRRNLGLIFQDHKLLYDRSVFENVLLPLQISGFDRSESAKRVRAALDKVGLLGKEKMLPITLSGGEQQRLCIARAIVNRPAILLADEPTGNLDSAYAHDIMDMFQSFNQVGVTMLISTHDEHTVERIGGRVIHLQQGELIS, via the coding sequence ATGATCGAATTTAGTCAGGTAAGTAAACGTTTTCCCTGTGGTCACGAAGCTTTAAAATCTGTTTCCTTCTCCGTTGAAAAAGGAGAGATGGTGTTTCTTACGGGCCATTCCGGTGCAGGAAAAAGTACATTATTGAAACTGGTTGCAGCTATCGAATTACCCACAAGTGGCAGTGTTGTAGTCAGCGGGCAAAACATCGGAAAAATGCGCAAGGCAGCCGTTCCGTTTCTGCGTCGCAATCTCGGCCTGATTTTTCAGGATCATAAATTACTCTATGACCGTAGCGTTTTTGAAAACGTCCTTTTACCCCTTCAAATAAGCGGTTTTGACCGTTCTGAATCGGCTAAACGGGTGCGCGCGGCACTTGACAAAGTTGGCCTGCTCGGCAAAGAAAAAATGCTACCCATCACGCTTTCTGGCGGTGAACAGCAGCGATTATGCATCGCTCGGGCAATTGTGAATCGTCCTGCCATTTTACTAGCCGACGAACCTACCGGGAACCTCGACAGTGCTTACGCGCATGACATCATGGACATGTTCCAGTCCTTTAACCAGGTGGGCGTGACTATGCTCATCTCCACTCATGATGAACACACCGTTGAACGTATTGGCGGAAGAGTGATTCATTTGCAACAAGGCGAGCTAATATCATGA
- a CDS encoding DUF1501 domain-containing protein has product MNKISRREFLKMGSGLAAATAANGITPQLAFAAPGSYRGDTLITVFLRGGADTLNLVVPYGDPAYYANRTTIAIPAPVIGQAGTALDLDGFFGFHPAATSLHTLFKQKTLAIIDAAGSPDPSRSHFDQQDYIESGTPGNPFQGSGWIARHLQSMGITAETFTAVGLSSHTQKSLRGTIPPLGFDSLAGFRVAGGTSVELALRSMYSGTDMLAAAGTQTLSAVSLASGLTASPYQPANGAVYPTNTFGRQMANIAQMIKANIGLAAANIDLGGWDTHSNEGGATGMFANNVATLANSLGALNTDLGNLMGQVTVVVMTEFGRRVKENASGGTDHGHGSAMIAMGGNILGGKVYGRWPGLSTASLDQGDLAVTTDFRTVLGEIVLKRLGNPMLDQVFPGFTLNPLGLAVG; this is encoded by the coding sequence ATGAATAAAATCTCAAGACGTGAGTTTTTAAAAATGGGCAGTGGGCTTGCCGCTGCAACCGCTGCAAACGGAATAACGCCCCAACTTGCCTTTGCCGCACCTGGCAGCTACAGAGGCGATACCTTGATAACAGTCTTCCTGCGGGGTGGTGCAGATACATTAAATCTGGTCGTACCCTATGGCGATCCAGCCTATTATGCCAACCGTACAACCATTGCCATTCCTGCGCCAGTCATAGGACAAGCTGGAACAGCATTGGATTTGGATGGTTTTTTTGGTTTCCATCCTGCAGCCACCTCACTGCACACCCTATTCAAACAAAAAACGCTAGCAATCATTGATGCGGCCGGTTCGCCGGATCCTTCACGTTCTCATTTTGACCAGCAAGACTATATTGAATCCGGAACGCCAGGCAACCCCTTCCAGGGAAGCGGATGGATTGCTCGCCACCTTCAAAGCATGGGCATTACCGCAGAGACATTTACCGCAGTTGGACTCAGTTCACATACCCAAAAATCACTTCGCGGCACAATCCCCCCCTTGGGATTTGATAGCCTTGCAGGCTTTCGAGTAGCCGGCGGCACCAGTGTAGAACTCGCATTACGGAGTATGTACTCAGGCACCGACATGCTTGCAGCAGCAGGCACTCAAACCCTGAGCGCAGTCAGCCTTGCATCCGGACTTACAGCATCCCCCTATCAGCCTGCTAATGGCGCCGTATATCCCACCAATACATTTGGTCGCCAAATGGCAAATATTGCGCAAATGATCAAGGCTAACATAGGCTTGGCCGCTGCCAACATAGATCTGGGTGGATGGGATACCCACTCAAATGAGGGGGGGGCAACGGGAATGTTTGCAAACAATGTTGCAACACTGGCAAATTCCCTCGGTGCGCTGAACACAGATCTTGGCAACCTTATGGGACAGGTCACTGTGGTCGTCATGACCGAATTTGGGCGGCGCGTCAAAGAAAATGCATCGGGTGGGACAGATCATGGCCATGGCAGTGCAATGATCGCGATGGGCGGCAATATACTGGGCGGAAAAGTATATGGTCGCTGGCCAGGCCTTTCTACTGCTTCTCTGGACCAAGGGGACTTGGCCGTAACAACAGACTTTAGAACAGTATTAGGCGAAATTGTTCTGAAAAGGCTTGGCAATCCCATGCTTGACCAAGTATTCCCCGGCTTCACCTTAAACCCGTTAGGTTTGGCAGTTGGCTAA
- a CDS encoding heavy metal translocating P-type ATPase produces MKFTCYHCGQPVPDDLDLTVKISGESRSMCCHGCQAVAKTIVDNGLQDYYLHRTSMPVSGQDVVPDELKKLSLYDHPDIQKSFVIENDAHMKEAVLILEGITCAACIWLNERHLKQLSGVKSAQVNYATHRARISWDENVIKLSTILAEIQLLGYNAHPYNAQTSDALRQKKRKLDLRRIAIAGLSAAQVMMLAVALYAGAAFGMETSTVQLMRYVSLGLTLPVVFYAALPFYRSAWYALRSRKLSMDVPVSIAIISAFIGSTWITFHGKGVVYFDAITMFALFLLAARFLEQGAKEKSVEAAENLLKLAPAMTIRIRDGKQEVVPVLDLEMGDMILAKPGEAIAADAVVVEGESSADEALLTGESRSVPKKPGDSVIAGSINLDGPLFLQVSGVGENTVLAGIVRMLDRAQAEKPRIAQMADRVAGYFTGVLLVLTLIAGGIWLWIDPSKTFEVVLAVLVVTCPCALSIAAPAAMAAAGSHLLQRGTLLTRGHALETLAQVNHVVFDKTGTLTYGKPVLQKSIALGKVDAELCLRLAASLEQASEHPLAASFLNAVDQSTLFLVEKAQNIPGKGVSGMIDGVAYTLGNITVVENRSITELGLPEEVQAGATVVWLASENETLGAFVLSDELRADAIELVSQLKQAGIRVSILSGDSEGAVKYFADKLDIDTYSSSMRPEDKLAALQVMQKAGDVVAMIGDGVNDAPVLAGAQVSFAMGGGTQVAHASSDIVLLSEKLVEIWHAIELGRESIKVIRQNFVWAIGYNFLALPFAAVGFVPPWLASLGMSTSSLIVVLNALRLK; encoded by the coding sequence ATGAAATTCACTTGCTACCATTGTGGGCAGCCAGTTCCTGATGATTTGGACCTGACAGTCAAAATAAGTGGCGAGTCACGCAGTATGTGTTGCCACGGATGTCAGGCTGTAGCAAAGACCATTGTTGATAATGGTCTGCAAGACTATTATCTGCACCGGACTTCAATGCCGGTAAGCGGTCAGGATGTTGTGCCTGATGAGCTTAAAAAGCTTTCCTTGTATGATCATCCGGATATCCAGAAAAGCTTTGTCATTGAAAATGATGCCCATATGAAGGAAGCCGTATTAATCCTTGAAGGCATTACGTGTGCAGCTTGTATATGGCTCAATGAACGGCATCTCAAGCAGCTGTCAGGGGTAAAGTCAGCCCAAGTCAATTATGCGACCCATCGAGCACGTATCAGCTGGGACGAAAACGTCATCAAGTTATCCACCATTCTGGCTGAAATACAGTTATTAGGCTACAACGCACATCCCTATAATGCGCAAACTTCAGATGCGCTACGTCAAAAGAAACGCAAGCTGGATTTAAGGCGTATTGCTATTGCCGGATTATCCGCAGCACAAGTCATGATGCTTGCGGTGGCATTGTATGCTGGCGCTGCATTCGGAATGGAAACCAGTACAGTACAACTTATGCGTTATGTCAGCCTGGGGCTTACCCTTCCTGTGGTGTTCTATGCGGCGTTACCCTTTTACCGTAGTGCCTGGTACGCATTGCGATCGCGTAAACTTTCAATGGATGTCCCCGTCAGTATCGCCATAATCAGTGCTTTTATAGGCAGTACCTGGATCACCTTTCATGGGAAAGGTGTGGTGTATTTTGATGCAATAACCATGTTTGCCTTGTTTTTGCTTGCCGCCCGATTTCTGGAGCAAGGTGCCAAAGAAAAATCTGTTGAGGCTGCTGAAAATCTTTTAAAGCTTGCACCGGCCATGACGATCAGAATTAGGGATGGAAAGCAGGAGGTCGTGCCAGTATTGGATCTGGAAATGGGCGATATGATTCTGGCTAAGCCAGGAGAGGCCATTGCTGCAGATGCAGTGGTGGTGGAAGGGGAAAGTAGTGCAGATGAAGCACTGCTGACGGGAGAAAGTCGGTCTGTTCCCAAAAAACCAGGTGATTCTGTCATCGCGGGTAGCATTAATCTAGATGGACCTTTATTTCTGCAAGTGAGTGGTGTGGGGGAGAATACCGTGCTTGCAGGTATCGTCAGAATGCTTGATCGCGCGCAAGCTGAAAAACCGCGAATTGCACAAATGGCAGACAGAGTAGCGGGTTACTTTACTGGAGTTCTGCTGGTATTGACACTGATTGCAGGCGGTATTTGGTTATGGATAGACCCAAGTAAAACATTTGAGGTGGTGCTTGCTGTGCTGGTTGTGACGTGCCCTTGCGCGTTGTCTATTGCTGCACCAGCTGCTATGGCTGCAGCGGGGTCGCATTTGTTGCAAAGAGGAACCCTGCTAACACGGGGGCATGCATTGGAAACGCTCGCACAAGTGAATCATGTGGTTTTCGATAAAACCGGCACACTTACTTATGGTAAGCCAGTCCTGCAAAAGTCCATAGCGCTTGGTAAAGTTGATGCAGAGCTTTGTCTGCGATTAGCTGCCAGTCTGGAGCAGGCATCAGAACATCCACTTGCTGCGAGTTTTTTGAATGCAGTAGATCAAAGTACATTATTTCTCGTTGAAAAAGCACAGAATATTCCTGGAAAAGGCGTGTCGGGCATGATTGATGGCGTAGCTTATACGCTGGGAAATATAACCGTAGTTGAAAACAGATCAATAACTGAGTTGGGACTCCCTGAAGAAGTTCAGGCGGGGGCTACGGTGGTGTGGTTAGCCAGTGAAAATGAAACTTTGGGCGCATTTGTTTTGTCTGATGAGTTAAGGGCTGATGCTATTGAGCTGGTATCGCAGCTAAAGCAGGCGGGAATCCGCGTGTCAATCTTGAGCGGTGATTCTGAGGGTGCCGTAAAATATTTTGCAGATAAATTGGATATCGACACATATAGTTCGAGTATGCGTCCTGAAGATAAACTTGCTGCGCTTCAAGTGATGCAAAAAGCAGGTGATGTAGTCGCCATGATAGGAGATGGCGTGAATGATGCGCCAGTTCTGGCGGGTGCGCAGGTTTCATTTGCAATGGGTGGCGGTACGCAAGTTGCGCATGCAAGTAGCGATATTGTATTGTTATCAGAAAAGCTGGTTGAAATTTGGCACGCCATTGAACTTGGGCGAGAGTCAATAAAAGTTATCCGACAGAATTTCGTCTGGGCAATTGGTTATAACTTTCTTGCACTGCCTTTTGCAGCTGTTGGGTTTGTTCCGCCTTGGCTGGCTTCGTTAGGTATGTCGACCAGTTCTCTTATTGTGGTGTTAAATGCACTTCGATTAAAGTAA